Proteins encoded by one window of Dreissena polymorpha isolate Duluth1 chromosome 11, UMN_Dpol_1.0, whole genome shotgun sequence:
- the LOC127849562 gene encoding baculoviral IAP repeat-containing protein 7-B-like isoform X1, with translation MDDENTDDELAEDYAPDPRDYYSHFYRESERLSTFHDWPHWANVTKEELAKNGFMCLHVSDRVQCVFCRASLANFKPGDVVANEHRKYCPECPFAFGYECGNIPIPSASRAQQTTQVKTLNGTNNRGTTAAGNFAYSSPQSSIILTNLIPTRNGNPIASPQSHSVTSLTSIASNQRTAAFITEPKYKDWTDEHTRLRSYRGWPAQMRQTPRDLAAAGLLYMGQSDRCKCYWCGGELYDWDPEDIPWVEHAKWFPQCGFVWKQMGEQFVINIKNGLATHVESPSNQEFLRRPHVLAALNDYGYTQENVLEALHTYGVLNLVTANDIRKYVEEMTHKRQEAQMQAKLTENVANTNSSLSSLLVNGSDGSVAMTARGQRVSQPSDEAGALNSQLFIENLVMEGVEESNTGSINYQRLQNLRQNSHPSSFSSASIHSEVDDVLTENEKLKEQRVCKVCMDKEVCVTLLPCRHLATCEECAKSISACPICRSDVESKVKVFWA, from the exons ATGGATGATGAAAACACTGACGATGAATTAGCAGAAGACTATGCTCCTGACCCACGGGATTATTATTCTCACTTTTACCGTGAGAGCGAGCGACTTTCAACGTTCCATGACTGGCCACATTGGGCAAATGTGACTAAGGAAGAATTGGCTAAAAATGGGTTTATGTGTTTACACGTATCAGATCGCGTACAGTGTGTTTTTTGTAGAGCGAGTTTAGCTAATTTTAAACCTGGTGATGTTGTTGCCAATGAACACAGAAAATATTGTCCCGAATGTCCGTTTGCGTTTGGTTATGAGTGTGGAAATATACCAATACCATCTGCCAGCAGAGCTCAGCAAACAACACAAGTCAAAACGTTGAATGGAACAAACAATAGAGGAACGACTGCAGCTGGAAACTTTGCATACTCATCTCCGCAATCTTCCATTATCCTTACAAATTTAATTCCAACCAGAAATGGTAATCCCATTGCCTCACCGCAGTCACATAGTGTAACATCGTTGACTTCAATTGCGTCAAATCAACGAACAGCAGCATTTATCACAGAGCCAAAGTACAAAGACTGGACAGACGAACACACGAGGTTACGATCTTACAGGGGATGGCCTGCACAGATGAGACAAACACCGAGAGATCTGGCAGCCGCCGGATTGTTGTACATGG GTCAAAGCGATCGGTGTAAATGTTATTGGTGCGGAGGAGAACTCTATGATTGGGACCCAGAGGACATTCCCTGGGTAGAGCACGCAAAGTGGTTCCCACAGTGCGGCTTTGTGTGGAAACAGATGGGCGAACAATTTGTCATCAACATCAAAAATGGTTTG GCTACACATGTTGAGTCTCCGAGCAACCAGGAGTTCCTTAGACGTCCACACGTTCTAGCTGCACTGAACGACTACGGGTATACCCAGGAGAATGTCTTGGAGGCATTACACACATATG GTGTCCTGAATCTAGTAACTGCGAATGATATCAGAAAATATGTCGAGGAAATGACACATAAGAGACAGGAAGCCCAAATGCAAGCGAAACTCACTGAAAACGTGGCCAATACAAACTCAAGCCTATCAAGTCTTTTGGTCAACGGGTCCGACGGTTCAGTTGCCATGACCGCACGTGGTCAGCGAGTTTCCCAGCCTAGTGACGAGGCCGGGGCCTTAAATAGTCAGTTGTTCATCGAGAATCTGGTGATGGAAGGCGTGGAGGAATCTAATACTGGCAGTATTAATTACCAGCGTTTACAAAACTTGAGGCAGAATAGCCACCCTAGTTCTTTTTCCTCAGCAAGTATTCATTCAG AAGTCGACGATGTTCTTACGGAAAACGAGAAACTCAAAGAACAGCGGGTGTGTAAAGTATGTATGGACAAGGAGGTATGCGTGACCCTCCTTCCGTGTCGCCACCTTGCAACCTGTGAAGAGTGTGCTAAATCAATTAGTGCTTGTCCCATATGCAGATCAGATGTTGAAAGCAAAGTTAAAGTATTCTGGGCATAA